In Flammeovirgaceae bacterium 311, one DNA window encodes the following:
- a CDS encoding Sua5/YciO/YrdC/YwlC family protein (COG0009 Putative translation factor (SUA5)): protein MKIHPDNPEQRKIARVVEVLQNGGVVIYPTDTIYGIGCDIFDQRAVERVCQIKGVKADKTQLSFICQDISHISEFVRNLSTPVFKVMKKVLPGPYTFLLEASSKVPKIIHAKKKTVGIRVPDHNIPRMLVEQLGHPIITTSIHDTDTIREYTTDPEEIWERYKGLVDIVIDGGMGNNMPSTVVDCTGDVFEIVRQGAGDLTPHLV from the coding sequence TTGAAAATTCATCCCGATAATCCCGAACAGCGAAAAATTGCCAGGGTAGTGGAAGTGCTACAGAATGGAGGCGTTGTAATTTATCCTACTGATACGATCTATGGCATTGGCTGCGATATTTTTGATCAGCGTGCTGTGGAGCGGGTTTGTCAGATAAAAGGGGTAAAGGCAGATAAAACACAGCTCTCCTTTATCTGCCAGGATATCAGTCATATTTCCGAGTTTGTCCGCAACCTGAGTACCCCCGTTTTTAAGGTGATGAAGAAAGTGCTGCCAGGCCCCTATACTTTCCTGCTGGAGGCAAGCTCCAAGGTGCCAAAGATCATTCATGCCAAAAAGAAAACGGTAGGCATCAGGGTGCCTGATCATAATATTCCGCGGATGCTGGTAGAGCAGCTGGGGCATCCCATTATAACTACCTCTATTCACGATACTGATACCATAAGAGAATATACCACCGATCCGGAAGAGATCTGGGAGCGCTACAAAGGCCTTGTGGATATTGTGATTGATGGAGGGATGGGTAATAACATGCCCTCGACCGTGGTGGACTGTACCGGCGATGTATTTGAAATAGTACGCCAGGGCGCAGGAGATCTTACGCCTCACCTAGTTTAG
- a CDS encoding hypothetical protein (COG1559 Predicted periplasmic solute-binding protein), with protein MFTDREEKTGLQDSLFAEFNMKNRKILLAGLIIFSVLLTSFTFYAWQVLFTPNILVEQEDRSIIIRPGESFKSVQDRFYEERIVHEPVSFGFLAKLMDYDEQVKPGHYVLEKNMNNLAAIRMLRAGRQTPVRITFNNLRTRDDLAERLGDKLMFTRQEMDSLLNSPAVAREYGLDTATIISLFLPDTYEFYWTTTAREFMDRMKQEYAKFWNEERRQKAEQMGLTPSEVVTLASIVRAETNKADEMPRVAGVYLNRIKRNMPLQADPTLVFALGDFSIKRILAKDKEVDSPYNTYMYRGLPPGPINMPTTTAIDAVLNPESHNYIYFVAKEDFSGYHTFSTNYDEHMKNARKYHSALKKRGIFR; from the coding sequence TTGTTTACAGATAGAGAAGAAAAAACAGGGCTGCAGGACTCCTTATTTGCTGAATTTAATATGAAGAATAGAAAGATACTGTTAGCCGGGTTAATCATCTTTTCGGTGCTGCTCACCTCTTTTACCTTTTATGCCTGGCAGGTGCTGTTTACCCCCAACATCCTGGTAGAGCAGGAAGACCGCTCCATCATCATCCGTCCGGGCGAGTCTTTCAAAAGTGTTCAGGACCGGTTTTACGAAGAGCGCATTGTGCATGAGCCGGTGTCCTTTGGCTTTTTGGCCAAACTGATGGATTATGATGAGCAGGTAAAGCCCGGCCATTATGTGCTGGAGAAAAACATGAACAACCTGGCGGCCATACGCATGCTAAGGGCAGGCCGGCAAACGCCAGTTAGGATCACCTTCAACAACCTGCGCACCCGCGACGATCTGGCAGAACGACTGGGCGATAAGCTGATGTTTACCCGCCAGGAGATGGACTCCCTCCTGAACAGCCCTGCCGTGGCCCGGGAATATGGCCTGGATACGGCCACCATCATCAGCCTGTTTCTGCCCGATACCTATGAATTCTACTGGACTACCACCGCCCGGGAATTCATGGACCGCATGAAGCAGGAGTACGCCAAGTTCTGGAACGAAGAGCGCCGGCAGAAAGCCGAACAGATGGGCCTGACACCTTCAGAGGTAGTAACCCTGGCTTCTATTGTTAGAGCCGAGACCAACAAGGCAGATGAAATGCCACGGGTGGCAGGCGTATACCTGAACCGCATCAAACGAAATATGCCGTTGCAGGCAGACCCTACCCTGGTATTTGCCCTGGGTGATTTCTCCATCAAACGCATACTGGCCAAAGACAAGGAAGTAGACTCCCCCTACAACACCTATATGTACCGCGGCCTTCCGCCCGGCCCCATCAACATGCCCACCACCACGGCTATCGATGCTGTGCTGAATCCGGAAAGCCACAACTATATATACTTTGTGGCAAAGGAAGATTTCTCAGGCTACCATACCTTTTCCACCAACTACGATGAGCACATGAAAAATGCCAGAAAATACCATAGTGCACTCAAAAAGCGCGGTATTTTCAGGTAA
- a CDS encoding thioesterase superfamily protein (COG0824 Predicted thioesterase) produces the protein MYVAETKLRVRYAETDQMGYVYYGNYATYYEIGRVEALRDLGFSYKALETEAGVMMPVLELHVQYKAPALYDDELRLQISVPEMPQTRMRFEYKLYNAAGKLLNEGYTTLAFVNKSSGRPCRVPEELKQVLLPYFK, from the coding sequence ATGTATGTAGCCGAAACAAAGCTGCGGGTCCGTTATGCTGAAACGGATCAGATGGGATATGTATACTACGGCAATTATGCTACGTATTATGAGATAGGACGGGTAGAGGCGCTCCGTGACCTGGGCTTTAGCTACAAGGCCCTGGAAACAGAGGCAGGCGTAATGATGCCGGTACTGGAGCTGCATGTTCAGTACAAAGCACCCGCCCTTTACGATGATGAACTACGCCTGCAGATCAGCGTACCGGAAATGCCGCAAACGCGCATGCGCTTTGAATACAAGCTTTACAATGCAGCCGGCAAGCTCCTGAATGAGGGCTATACCACACTGGCGTTTGTAAACAAGAGCAGCGGTCGTCCCTGTAGAGTACCTGAGGAACTAAAACAGGTCTTGCTCCCTTATTTCAAATAG
- a CDS encoding ribonuclease bn (COG1295 Predicted membrane protein) translates to MQRVRNHIANSRRLRKLRHFLISVRIRNRQVSLFRIIVVFLDKIRAADVFERAYGVAFNLTLSVFPAIIFFFALLAYLPVVDDVQTMAFMRDVLPLSVYQLIDNTIRDILSRPRGGLLSFGVIFALLLATSGMISLMNAFNRIHLTIEKRSFLKARGIATFLTLILAVVLVMAIALLVVGQLFMNWVYHQNSLLEAHQFYLIIFLRFVIMFLFFLMAISSIYYLGPSIEQRWSFFSPGSFLAASFCLAASFLFSAYISNFQLYNKVYGSIGALIALMVWIYMISVILLLGYTVNASIDVALDRIRCKTNQPSVMKVERVELGQPAH, encoded by the coding sequence ATGCAGAGGGTTAGGAACCATATTGCTAATTCGCGCAGGCTTCGCAAGCTTAGGCATTTCCTGATCAGTGTGCGCATCCGCAACCGCCAGGTATCGCTTTTCAGGATTATTGTGGTATTTCTGGATAAGATCAGGGCTGCCGATGTATTTGAACGTGCCTATGGCGTAGCCTTCAACCTTACCCTTTCTGTTTTTCCCGCCATCATCTTCTTCTTTGCCCTGCTGGCCTATTTACCGGTGGTAGATGATGTACAAACCATGGCTTTTATGCGGGATGTACTGCCGCTGTCGGTCTACCAGCTGATCGACAACACCATTCGTGATATCCTTAGCCGGCCCCGTGGCGGACTCCTCTCCTTCGGTGTTATTTTTGCCCTGCTGCTGGCCACCAGCGGCATGATTTCGCTGATGAATGCCTTTAACCGCATCCACCTGACCATCGAAAAAAGAAGCTTCCTGAAAGCCCGTGGCATTGCCACCTTCCTTACCCTGATCCTGGCCGTTGTACTGGTGATGGCAATTGCCCTGCTGGTGGTGGGGCAGCTGTTTATGAACTGGGTCTACCACCAGAATTCGCTGCTGGAGGCACACCAGTTCTACCTGATCATCTTTTTGCGCTTCGTGATCATGTTCCTGTTCTTCCTGATGGCCATTTCCTCCATCTATTACCTGGGCCCGTCCATTGAGCAGCGCTGGAGCTTCTTTTCACCCGGATCATTTCTGGCTGCTTCCTTTTGCCTGGCCGCTTCGTTCCTGTTCTCTGCCTATATCTCCAACTTCCAGCTGTACAACAAAGTCTACGGCTCCATTGGCGCCCTGATAGCGCTCATGGTATGGATCTACATGATTTCTGTAATCCTGCTGCTGGGCTATACCGTAAATGCCAGCATCGACGTGGCCCTGGACCGAATCAGGTGCAAAACTAACCAGCCTTCAGTGATGAAAGTAGAGCGCGTAGAACTGGGCCAGCCTGCGCACTGA
- a CDS encoding hypothetical protein (COG0464 ATPases of the AAA+ class) — MLKDIKIIRAVSNISQRAERQKDTDKIVSSYVEVGILQQLLNSNNQILYGRRGTGKTHILKMLESEYSNNPSITTCYIDCRFLGSSPQFTDTTLSLSHRCSSLFIDILNELVESILNHIANNPNSYSEQSLKALDDFSKASVGEIQKSKKIIQRNKDTNSDQTGFGLNIKPTSLDLSLSGQANFGNENERTEEFNTEEYSKIAFPDLHFFLRKALKFAGTDLCLIIDEWSAVPYDLQPFLAEFIKRSFIPIPEVTVKIGALEYRSNFSIPREKHNYVGFEIGSDISSNLDIDEYFVYDRNPETIVHTFSEILFKHINSELEPNYLKITYNITTAQKFIQSVFTGLAAFEELVRASEGVARDFINIFTLAFFDSQRKGQEKIDKKLIVEASRQWFENDKSKNLDDPLHEKLRLIIDEVIGKKRARSFLVPRELEKHGTIQKLFDARVIHIVKKGYSDKDNPGIRYNIYSLDYGTYVDLINTSKQPQIELLPIDIPEAKDSIVPFDDKRSIRRIILSKRILD, encoded by the coding sequence ATGCTGAAAGACATTAAAATAATAAGAGCAGTTTCAAATATTTCTCAAAGAGCTGAGAGGCAAAAGGATACAGATAAAATAGTAAGCTCATATGTTGAAGTAGGCATTTTACAACAACTTCTAAACAGCAATAATCAAATACTGTATGGAAGAAGAGGCACTGGCAAAACTCACATACTTAAAATGCTGGAGAGCGAGTACTCTAACAATCCATCAATAACAACTTGCTACATAGATTGTAGATTCTTAGGCAGCTCACCACAGTTTACAGACACAACACTTTCTCTATCCCACAGATGCTCATCATTGTTTATAGATATCCTTAATGAGTTAGTTGAATCGATACTTAATCATATAGCCAACAATCCTAATAGCTACTCTGAGCAGTCACTCAAAGCATTGGATGACTTTTCCAAAGCTTCAGTTGGTGAAATACAAAAATCCAAAAAAATAATACAGCGTAACAAGGATACTAACTCTGATCAAACAGGTTTTGGATTGAATATCAAGCCAACAAGTTTAGATCTTTCACTTAGTGGCCAAGCTAACTTTGGAAACGAAAATGAAAGGACCGAGGAGTTTAATACAGAGGAGTACAGTAAAATAGCATTTCCAGACTTACATTTTTTCTTGAGAAAAGCACTAAAATTTGCTGGAACAGACTTATGTCTCATTATTGATGAATGGTCTGCTGTGCCCTATGACCTTCAGCCATTTCTTGCAGAATTCATTAAGAGGTCCTTTATTCCTATTCCTGAAGTAACTGTAAAAATCGGGGCTTTAGAATATAGATCAAATTTTAGCATTCCAAGGGAAAAGCATAATTATGTAGGGTTTGAAATAGGCAGTGACATTAGTTCAAATTTAGACATCGATGAATACTTTGTATATGATAGAAATCCAGAAACTATTGTTCATACTTTTTCTGAAATTCTTTTCAAGCATATAAATTCTGAACTTGAGCCAAATTATTTAAAAATCACTTACAACATCACCACAGCTCAAAAGTTTATTCAGTCTGTTTTTACTGGCCTTGCCGCATTTGAAGAACTGGTAAGAGCGTCAGAAGGCGTTGCTAGAGATTTCATTAATATTTTCACTCTTGCATTTTTTGATTCCCAAAGAAAAGGCCAGGAAAAGATTGATAAAAAATTAATTGTTGAAGCAAGCAGGCAGTGGTTTGAAAATGATAAATCTAAAAATTTAGATGATCCGTTGCATGAAAAATTAAGATTAATCATAGATGAGGTAATTGGAAAAAAAAGGGCCAGATCATTTTTGGTTCCAAGAGAACTAGAAAAGCATGGCACCATTCAAAAGCTCTTCGATGCACGAGTTATCCATATTGTTAAAAAAGGTTACTCAGACAAAGACAATCCTGGCATCAGATACAACATCTATTCACTTGATTACGGCACATACGTTGATTTGATAAATACAAGTAAGCAGCCTCAAATAGAACTTTTACCCATCGACATACCTGAAGCAAAAGATTCTATAGTTCCATTCGACGATAAAAGAAGCATTAGAAGGATAATTCTTTCAAAAAGAATTTTAGATTAA
- a CDS encoding Resolvase domain protein (COG1961 Site-specific recombinases, DNA invertase Pin homologs), whose protein sequence is MKIGYARVSTQDQKLELQLDDLKNYGCEQIYKEKISGKNKERPQLNKMIDQLREGDIVVVWKLDRLGRSLKDLIELVSAFREKGVEFVSLKDGIDTGTATGRFAFNIFASLAEFEREIIKERTKAGLEAAKARGRLGGRPAGLSKEAMAKATSAKILFDSGEKTVQEIADGLGISRATCYRYIEHMQKQK, encoded by the coding sequence ATGAAAATAGGATACGCCAGAGTAAGTACTCAAGATCAGAAGCTAGAACTGCAGCTGGATGATCTTAAAAACTACGGCTGTGAGCAGATTTACAAAGAGAAGATTTCCGGTAAGAATAAAGAGAGACCCCAGCTCAATAAGATGATTGACCAGTTGCGAGAGGGTGATATTGTTGTTGTGTGGAAGCTGGATAGACTTGGGCGTTCCTTGAAAGACCTGATTGAACTGGTTTCAGCATTTAGGGAAAAGGGGGTAGAGTTCGTCAGTTTGAAAGATGGCATAGATACCGGAACGGCCACAGGTAGGTTCGCCTTCAACATATTTGCTTCCCTGGCAGAGTTCGAACGGGAAATCATAAAAGAGCGTACTAAAGCCGGCTTGGAAGCAGCAAAGGCAAGGGGTAGGCTAGGGGGTAGGCCAGCTGGTCTTTCCAAAGAAGCGATGGCCAAAGCCACTTCAGCTAAGATTCTTTTTGATAGTGGAGAGAAGACAGTGCAGGAGATTGCTGACGGTTTGGGCATTAGCAGAGCTACCTGCTATAGATACATTGAGCACATGCAAAAACAGAAATAG
- a CDS encoding PIN domain-containing protein (COG1487 Predicted nucleic acid-binding protein, contains PIN domain) — MNKRSDLFIDTNVIINIDKGHQALISFLDGYFPRVHTSYISQIEALAWPDNTEEGLKKLNHFFTHKVTVNPHDEFIQENTIELMRKYKLKLPDAVVAATVILYQFPLLTSDTGFKKINCAGFELILYDAPVW, encoded by the coding sequence GTGAACAAGAGGAGTGATCTATTCATTGATACCAATGTCATCATCAATATTGATAAGGGTCACCAGGCCCTTATTTCTTTTTTAGATGGTTATTTTCCAAGGGTACATACCAGCTACATCAGTCAGATTGAAGCCCTGGCTTGGCCTGATAATACTGAAGAAGGTCTAAAAAAACTCAATCACTTTTTTACCCATAAAGTGACCGTAAACCCACATGATGAATTCATCCAGGAAAACACTATTGAGCTAATGCGTAAATACAAGCTAAAGCTTCCTGATGCTGTTGTTGCTGCCACAGTAATTTTATACCAGTTCCCTCTTTTGACTTCAGATACCGGATTCAAGAAAATCAATTGCGCTGGTTTTGAATTAATCCTGTATGATGCCCCCGTTTGGTAA
- a CDS encoding hypothetical protein (COG0595 Predicted hydrolase of the metallo-beta-lactamase superfamily) → MYKFILSILILLPIIGFGQTPIDISNPPSESIPSQTLAPAAEPAPESKLKFTSDFRFRIEQDWNSRNSDGSYREDRSRMVYRFRLGASYQYNPWANFGARIRTGNLSDQQGPHVTLGGNDGEFGTVQLGFEKLYFQYKQYGLTAWVGKNTFPFEKQNELFWNDNVFPEGLSVSYNIPSNTKLINSLMLNGSHFIISSNNQSLAKDAYVQGVQLLSKHWKKKLTLFPSLYYFRNIANVPDKKGTYTQSYSIFHMGAYALISQSPRIEIGGDYYQNLQNYNANEFIPVAFKDEKTGWVVNVKLGQLQAKGDWEFQLYYAHLQKYSIVDYFAQNDWARWDYSAEDAAGTRLSNFHGAEMRLGYAFGKNFNLILRNYLVEQLVATGPSKENGNRIRLDLNIGF, encoded by the coding sequence ATGTATAAATTTATACTATCAATTCTCATACTTTTACCAATTATTGGTTTTGGACAAACCCCAATTGATATAAGTAATCCTCCATCCGAGTCAATCCCATCGCAAACACTGGCACCTGCTGCCGAGCCTGCCCCAGAAAGTAAACTTAAATTTACAAGTGATTTTAGGTTCAGGATAGAACAAGACTGGAACTCCCGTAATTCAGATGGCAGCTACCGAGAAGACAGAAGCAGAATGGTATACCGGTTTCGCTTAGGAGCTTCCTACCAGTACAACCCCTGGGCTAATTTCGGTGCCAGAATCAGAACCGGCAACCTCAGTGACCAACAAGGCCCTCATGTAACCCTGGGGGGCAATGATGGTGAGTTTGGCACTGTTCAGTTAGGCTTTGAAAAGCTTTACTTCCAGTATAAGCAGTATGGATTAACCGCCTGGGTGGGTAAGAATACCTTTCCATTTGAAAAGCAAAACGAGCTGTTCTGGAACGATAACGTCTTTCCAGAGGGGCTATCGGTTTCGTACAACATTCCCTCGAATACAAAGCTGATAAACTCGCTTATGCTCAATGGCAGCCATTTTATCATTTCTTCTAATAATCAGTCTCTTGCAAAAGATGCTTATGTTCAGGGAGTTCAGCTGCTGAGCAAGCACTGGAAAAAGAAATTAACCTTATTTCCAAGCCTTTACTATTTCAGAAACATTGCAAATGTGCCTGACAAAAAAGGTACCTACACCCAATCCTACTCCATCTTCCATATGGGCGCATATGCCCTTATTTCCCAATCACCAAGGATTGAGATCGGTGGCGACTATTACCAGAATCTGCAGAACTACAATGCCAACGAATTTATACCAGTTGCTTTCAAAGACGAGAAAACTGGTTGGGTGGTAAATGTTAAGTTGGGCCAACTACAGGCTAAAGGAGATTGGGAGTTTCAGTTGTATTATGCCCATCTTCAAAAATATTCCATTGTAGATTATTTCGCCCAGAACGACTGGGCCCGTTGGGATTACTCCGCTGAAGATGCTGCGGGCACCAGGCTATCGAATTTTCATGGTGCGGAGATGAGATTAGGATATGCCTTTGGAAAAAACTTTAACCTTATTCTTAGAAATTACCTGGTTGAGCAGCTCGTTGCTACCGGACCCAGTAAGGAAAACGGCAATCGGATCCGACTGGATTTAAACATTGGATTTTAA